The nucleotide window CTCTGGTTGCATTTTTCATATCATAAACATAGAGCGTATGGCCGATAACTTTCAGCGGTTTTAGTTCTCTGAAAGCAATATAGGTATTTCTATCCTGCGGCCAATATTCTGTGCCGTTAATAAAATACATCCGCCCCCATAAAAGATTTGAGCTTATTACCGCATATCTAAGTCTGGTCGCTTGAATCAAATGATCATATGACACGCCGTATACTTCCGGCGGAACTCGTCCGGAATAAGCCAGATCAACACGTTCAATATTATTTGAATTCATGAATGTTTTAAGTCCAATAAGATCTTGCCCCCAGTCAAGATTCGAGTCCAACAGGTATTTATGGCCGTTTTCAGGCCCGCCTGCAAGCAGGTTGAAATAAGGAAGGTAATCGGGCCAGATATAGATGGCTGTCGCAAGCATAAAGGTACAGCAAAGGGTAATAATTGTCTTGAGAAACAAAGGGACATAAGATTTTTTCGGAACCTTTCTGGAAAAAAGATATTCAAGCCGACCGATCCATATCGCCGCAAGCGGAAGGAGAAAGAGCAGATAGCGGATTCCGATGTTTTTATGCCCGGCAAGGGAGAAGAATGCAAAAGAGGCAACCCAGACAACCAACAGGGGAGGGGTATTTCCCGCTGGGTGATTTTTGGTTTCAGGATTGTGGCAAGTGTCATGCACAAGAGAAAGGGGATGGGGAGTTTAACAAGCAAACAAATTATGTAATAATGCCAAAAACCTCTGGGACTGAACTTCCCCAGCAGATATGTTTCGTAAATGACCTGCCTGGTTTCAGCAAGTTGTGTATCAATTCCAAGAATAAACTGGGCGGGAACCGGCATGGGAAGCCAGCCGGGCGTCAGATTCTTCAATAGCTGCAATAGATCCGATTGAAATAAAAAGGATGATAAAGGCCGAAGGGTCTGTTGAAATATGTATCCAGCGTTTATTGCGAGTAAAACTGTGACCAATGAAATAAACCCGTAAATAAGAGTCGATTTTGAGATTGTTATTTCGGGGTCATTGATTGAATTTCCTCGTTTTTGCATAAAGAAAATTATTACTCCAGCTATCGGCAGGAAAAGGATTAAGAGCAGTCCGGTGAATTTGCATAGAATTGCCAGCCCTATTGTCAGCCCTAGCAGTATGGAGTTCAATGGACTCTGCTTGCGGAGAAAAATATCAAAAACAAAGAGGGAGAGAACCACTGCTGCAGTCAAATAGATATCAGTTGTGGCAAGCCTTCCATGGGCAAGAAGGGTTGGCGAGAAACTTGCGAAAAGCAATGCAAGTATTCCGCCTGTGTTGCCATAGAGGTTTTTTGCAAGGAAAGAGGAAAGCAATAAGGTTGCAAAGAGAGCAAAAATTGAGATCGAACGGGCTTGAAGATAAATGGCGTGGTAATCCGCATGGTACTGACGAGCGAATTGCTTGCCAAGTTCCCAGACAGACGGTATTTCCGTGCCATTTTCAAGCTGTGGGGTTTGTATGCCATTGAAGTATGCCGGAAGCGCTATCAGGACCTTGGGGAGAGGCGGAACTCCGGAATCAACATCAAATGTCTGATTTTCAATAATCCTAAGACCTGCAGGAAGCAGGGCGAATTCATCAACCGTAACGGATTTAAGAAGAGCGGAACTTGCTGCAAGGCTTGTTGATATGAGTAAAACAAGGATAACGAGAAGGGTGTATCCCTTTTTTGATATCATGAAATCTGCTCTGAATCGGAGGTTTTTATTCTCTGGCGAAGTACTCTGATTGCATGTTCGGCGCTTTTGCGGGTTTCTTCAAATTCAGTATCTCCGGTTGAGCCTTCAAGGGCTTCATTCAAGTAGTAAATTGCCAGCTCCGGATTATATTCATATTTCAAATAGAACTGCCCCAGGTAGAATAATGCGCGTTTATCTGTAAGTCCGTCGGTTGTAAGAATATGACAAAGTTCTTTGAAGACGTCCAGGGGCAGAATGAGTTTATCCAATGAGAATTGATACTTGCGCATTGTTTGGAAATAGAGCTGATAATGCCTGATAACCAGGTCTTCCGAGGGTTCAAGTCTATTCAATGTAATTTTGCTGATCCACTTTAAATAGCGGGATAAGGGTTCTGCGTTATGCGTGAGGATTTGCGCCGGTGATGGCAGAGTTTCTTGTATCATTAACCTTTGGTTGATGCCGGAATAGCTATAATCGAACCTTTCTGCCGCTTGCTCGGAATCTTCTAAGAAAAGGGCCTCAAAACTCCTTGAAGTGTTGATTTCTCGGCCGGACGCAATAACGGCCAGCATTAAATCAAGTGAAGAAACTTTAATGGGTTCTGTGGAAGGTTGCATATGGGAAGGATTGCGGGGGAGATGTTCGGTGAGTTTGTCAAGTGTCCACTTTGTATATCCTTCAGTTGGTATTCCCCACATTACATTATGCACATCCTCGCGATACCCTGTTAT belongs to Pseudomonadota bacterium and includes:
- a CDS encoding glycosyltransferase family 39 protein produces the protein MISKKGYTLLVILVLLISTSLAASSALLKSVTVDEFALLPAGLRIIENQTFDVDSGVPPLPKVLIALPAYFNGIQTPQLENGTEIPSVWELGKQFARQYHADYHAIYLQARSISIFALFATLLLSSFLAKNLYGNTGGILALLFASFSPTLLAHGRLATTDIYLTAAVVLSLFVFDIFLRKQSPLNSILLGLTIGLAILCKFTGLLLILFLPIAGVIIFFMQKRGNSINDPEITISKSTLIYGFISLVTVLLAINAGYIFQQTLRPLSSFLFQSDLLQLLKNLTPGWLPMPVPAQFILGIDTQLAETRQVIYETYLLGKFSPRGFWHYYIICLLVKLPIPFLLCMTLATILKPKITQREIPLPCWLSGLPLLHSSPLPGIKTSESAICSFSFRLRRYGSVGLNIFFPERFRKNLMSLCFSRQLLPFAVPLCLRQPSISGPITFLISTCLQAGLKTAINTCWTRILTGGKILLDLKHS